A single genomic interval of Schistocerca americana isolate TAMUIC-IGC-003095 chromosome 2, iqSchAmer2.1, whole genome shotgun sequence harbors:
- the LOC124594271 gene encoding uncharacterized protein LOC124594271 — MDLAVGGLQMSSALDLPLEPMTPHVSDSLLWFVPLSPRTHWETIVTAIVPATALASSALIILSFCAGAILPFRHRVCTQWATQWFFPLFAALILVPVRQPRSCSARMLFIFWVLFSMLIQTVIQSAMTSYVTHPSYPQSIHSEEELAASGITCATVDQAASFYRKVKRANSPEITKTCSPYLECIHRLLCERDIAMLASELNFRYTSGADMKIGARYAFAPLPIAVNSAYRMVAFAKHRLLASLVNHKIQQVIEGDLISATMRRQMQKDREDYTWCPTAFIKDSGSQAKILVFMAFRFQYLIMVACSLIVFAAELLHAKVSTVISRHRLKAHRHRRQ; from the coding sequence ATGGACCTGGCAGTGGGAGGACTGCAGATGAGTTCTGCACTGGATCTGCCACTGGAGCCGATGACGCCCCACGTGAGCGACTCTCTGCTCTGGTTCGTGCCGCTGTCTCCACGAACTCATTGGGAGACCATTGTGACGGCCATCGTGCCAGCTACGGCGCTAGCATCATCTGCACTGATCATCTTGTCCTTCTGCGCTGGCGCCATACTGCCTTTTCGGCACAGAGTCTGCACGCAGTGGGCAACACAGTGGTTCTTCCCCCTATTCGCTGCACTCATTTTAGTTCCTGTCAGGCAGCCGAGATCCTGCAGTGCTAGGATGCTGTTCATCTTCTGGGTGCTGTTTAGCATGTTAATACAGACGGTAATACAGTCTGCCATGACCAGCTATGTTACGCATCCCTCGTACCCACAAAGCATACACTCGGAAGAGGAGCTTGCTGCTTCTGGAATAACATGTGCCACCGTTGACCAAGCTGCGAGCTTCTACCGCAAGGTTAAACGGGCCAATTCTCCGGAAATAACTAAGACATGTTCGCCGTATCTCGAGTGTATTCACCGTTTGTTGTGCGAGAGGGACATAGCAATGCTGGCCTCAGAGCTTAACTTTAGATATACATCAGGGGCAGACATGAAGATTGGTGCCAGGTACGCTTTCGCTCCTCTACCTATCGCTGTGAACTCGGCGTATCGCATGGTAGCCTTCGCCAAACACCGGCTATTAGCTTCACTGGTGAACCATAAAATCCAGCAGGTGATAGAAGGAGACTTGATCTCTGCAACGATGCGtaggcaaatgcagaaagacagagAAGACTACACCTGGTGTCCCACTGCTTTCATCAAAGATAGTGGATCCCAAGcaaaaattttggttttcatggcTTTCCGATTTCAATATTTAATCATGGTAGCTTGCAGCCTCATTGTCTTTGCTGCTGAGCTGCTTCACGCTAAGGTTTCTACGGTTATTTCGCGTCACAGGTTGAAGGCTCACAGACATAGGAGACAATGA